CGGCGCGGGAGCATTGCCGGCGGTGCAACTCGCGATTGCGAGCGACGTGCCCATCGGTTCGGGGCTGTCGAGCTCGGCGGCACTTGAGGTGGCGGTCGCGCGGGCGCTGCTGGAGGAGGAAGTCTGGGGCGGGGCCGCGCCGGCGCTCGACCCTCTCGAGGTAGCGCAGCTCTGCCAACGGGCCGAGCACCGCTTCGCGGGTGTGCCGTGCGGGATCATGGACCAGCTCGCCAGCGCCGCCGGTGTGCCAGGCGTCGCCAGCGTGATCGACTGCCGCACGCTCCAGACACGGCACGTGCCACTGCCCGACCACCGGATCGCGCGGTTCCTGGTCATCGACTCGGGCGTGCGGCACGCGAACGCCTCAGGCGAGTACGCGGCCCGCCGACGTTCCTGCGAGGCCGCGGCCCGCGAGTTGGGCGTGAACGAGTTGCGAGACGCCGACGCCTACATGCTCGAGCACGCCCGCGCGGCCCTGCCGCCGGAGGTCTACCGCTGCGCCCTGCACGTGGTGAACGAGAACCCGCGGGTGCTCATGGCCGCAGAGGCGATGCGCGGCGGGGACATGGAGCGGCTCGGCGGGCTAATGAACCTCTCACACGCGTCGCTCCGTGACCTCTACCGCGTGTCGTGCCCGGAGGTGGATCGATTGGTCGAAGCACTCCAGAGCACTGAGGGGGTGAAGGGAGCCCGGATGACCGGCGCCGGGTTCGGCGGGTGCGTGGTAGCCCTCGTTCCCGCAGGCCACGAGAACGCCGCGCTGCAAGCCGCGGCGCGCATCATCGGTCTTCAGGTCAGCGCGCTCTGGCTCGGCAGTCAGTGACCGCCGGCGCTCGGCCCACCCTCGTCCGCCTCGCGGTGCATCCACTTCGTGAGCAGCGGCGACAGCACCAGCACGATGGCGGCCGAGATGCACGCGGCGATGCCGATCTTGCCGAACACCTCGCCGTACACGCCCACCGTCTCCTGGGGCGGCGGCAGCACCTTGGGGCCTTCCTCGCCGTGGCCGACGCCCGTGAGGGCGGCGATCAGGCCGGCGAGGAAGTTGGAGAACGCGGTGGCGAGGAACCAGCCGCCCATGACGGTGCTGACCATGCGGGCCGGCGAGAGGCGGGTCACCATCGACAGCCCGACGGGAGAGAGGCACAGCTCTCCGGTGGTGTGCAGCATGTAGCCGATCACCAGGAAGGCCATCGCGGTCATGCCGCGGTCGGTCCCGTTCTTGGCCGCGTACCAGAAGACAAGGAAGCCAAGCCCCAGCTGCGCCAGTCCAAGCGCGAACTTGATGGGTGTGCTCGGCTCCCACCCGCGCTTGCCCAGGAAGCTCCACAGGGACGAGAACACCAGGCCGAACACCATGATGCACACCGGGTTCACGGCCTGGAAGACCGTGGTCTTCACCTCGGTGCCCGCGTACTCACGCCCGACGTGCTCGGGGAGCACGGTCCAGGGGATGTTGGGGCGGGCGGGGGTGCCCTTCAGGTCGTTCTTCGCGCGGTACTCCTCTACCGCCTTCTCAATTTCGGTGAGGCTGACGGAGGTGCCGTCCGCCCGCCTGAGACCAACCAGGGCCTGGTTCGCGGGGACCTCGATCGTCGTGCCCACCTGCTCCTGCGTGAACGTCGAGGACTGGACCACGCGGTCCACGTTGCGGTCGGTGAAGTTGTTGACCGAACTGCCCGCCTGCTCGAAGAAGGCCCAGAACAGCATTGAGAAGAACATCATGATGAGCACGACGATCAGCCGCTCACGCTCGATCTTGGGCGAGCGGATCGCCGACACCAGGATTGTGCCCAGGGCCAGGATGCCGAAAGCGGTCAGGCACCAGCCGGCGATCTCGCTCCGCTGCACGAGGAATGCGAGGACCGGCACCGCCAGGATGGTCCCGCCGTAGACCATGAACTCATGGGCGCGGCTGGGCTGCTTGGCCGGACGGCCGGCGGCGTCGGGGATGCCGCCCTTGCCCATGGCGGCGGCCGCCACGAACGCGGCGACCAGCAGGGCGATCCCAACGGGAGCGTTCACCGCCAGCATCAGCTTGTCGTTCTGTCCGATGTAGACCATGCTGGCGGCCACCGCGAGGGCCCCGAGCACGACCAGCGCCTGCGTGATCAGACGCGGGGCGACGAAGATCGCCACGCCGATCAGCATGCCGATGGTCGCCAGGCCAAAGCCGTAGTGCCAGCCGTAGGTCTCGCCAACGTACCCGCACAGCAGGGGAGCCAGCGCGGCCCCCAGGTTGATGCCGATGTAGAAGATGGTGAAGCCGGCGTCGCGCTTGCCGCTGCCCTTGGGGTAGAGCGAGCCCACGATCGTCGAGATGTTCGGTTTGAAGAAGCCGTTGCCCGCGATGAGAAGGGCGAGGGCACCGAAGAACGCCGTCTGGTTCTCCAGCGTCATCAGCAGGTGACCGGCCGCCATGAGCAGGCCGCCGAACACCACGGCCTTTCGCGCCCCCAGCAGCTTGTCGGCGAGCATGCCGCCAATGAAGGGTGTGGCGTAGACAAGGGCCGTGTAGGCCCCGTACACCGCGTACGCCTCTTTGTCCCCGTACTGGAGGAAGCCCTTGAGCATGTAGAGCACGAGCAGGGCCCGCATCCCGTAGTACGAGAAGCGCTCCCACATCTCGGCGAAGAAGAGCGTGAAGAGCCCGACGGGGTGGCCCAGCAGCTGCGGCTGGTTGCTCGGGTCAAAGGACGACGACGTAGCCTGGCTCATGCAGTGGAACCTCGTGGCCGCGGGGCGGCGTGGGGGCCAGCATAACCGAACCCTTCACGGACGGAAACCGGGGTGGCTCGTTTCGGGTCGTTCGGTTCAGGCCTGCCACCGCACCTCACCGCCCGTGATCGTCGCCCTCAGCCACCGGTCGTCCCAGGCGTAGAGCAGGTGCGAAAGCGGGTCGTGGGAGCTGAGCCACTGGGTGGTGGGGCGGATGACGAGCAGGTCGGCGGTATTGCCGGGCTTGAGTTCGCCGGTGTCGGACAGGCCGAGGAGGGCCGCGTTCCAGCGGGTGATCTGGCTCCACGCGGCCGGGCCGGCCTTGGCGTGGTAGCCGAGCTGCCGCTGGGTCTCGAGCATGGCCCGTGCGACGCGGACCATGGAGCGGTCGGGGCCGCCGGCGACGTCGGAGCCCAGCGCCATGAGTGCACCGGACCGCAAGGTCCGTTCGCGGTCCATCTCGCCGGCCATCAGGAAGCGGTTGGCGGTGGGGCAGTGGGCGACGATGGCGCCGGTCTTCGCGACGGTGGCGAGGTCGTCGGAGTCGAGCCACACGCCGTGGGCGAGGAGGGTGCGTGGGGTGAGGAGACCGGCGTCCTTGTAGACCTCGAGGTACGACCTGCCGGGGAAGAGCTGGCCGACGAGGTCAATCTCGGGCTGGGTCTCGCTCAGGTGCGTCTGGATGTGCCAGTTCGTGGCCTTGGCGAGCTTGCCGGCCTCGTTCAGCAGCTCGCGGGTACAGGCGACCGCGAAGCGCGGCGTAACCGCGGGGGCGATCCGGCCGATGGCCCGGAGCCGCGAAGCAGACGCGACGGATTCGCG
This DNA window, taken from Phycisphaerales bacterium, encodes the following:
- a CDS encoding amidohydrolase family protein; the protein is MDLLITGHLLLPDANGTLELAEGSLIVRRGRIESIAPRIHASPDFGGPDFLITPGFVDAHVHLPQFDSIGVDGLELLTWLDRAVFPAELKWADVGYAAAMCERVARELLSFGTANIAAYATVHHESAQAAIEVCAKAGLSGYIGQVLMDRNAPKDLCRPARESVASASRLRAIGRIAPAVTPRFAVACTRELLNEAGKLAKATNWHIQTHLSETQPEIDLVGQLFPGRSYLEVYKDAGLLTPRTLLAHGVWLDSDDLATVAKTGAIVAHCPTANRFLMAGEMDRERTLRSGALMALGSDVAGGPDRSMVRVARAMLETQRQLGYHAKAGPAAWSQITRWNAALLGLSDTGELKPGNTADLLVIRPTTQWLSSHDPLSHLLYAWDDRWLRATITGGEVRWQA
- a CDS encoding peptide MFS transporter produces the protein MSQATSSSFDPSNQPQLLGHPVGLFTLFFAEMWERFSYYGMRALLVLYMLKGFLQYGDKEAYAVYGAYTALVYATPFIGGMLADKLLGARKAVVFGGLLMAAGHLLMTLENQTAFFGALALLIAGNGFFKPNISTIVGSLYPKGSGKRDAGFTIFYIGINLGAALAPLLCGYVGETYGWHYGFGLATIGMLIGVAIFVAPRLITQALVVLGALAVAASMVYIGQNDKLMLAVNAPVGIALLVAAFVAAAAMGKGGIPDAAGRPAKQPSRAHEFMVYGGTILAVPVLAFLVQRSEIAGWCLTAFGILALGTILVSAIRSPKIERERLIVVLIMMFFSMLFWAFFEQAGSSVNNFTDRNVDRVVQSSTFTQEQVGTTIEVPANQALVGLRRADGTSVSLTEIEKAVEEYRAKNDLKGTPARPNIPWTVLPEHVGREYAGTEVKTTVFQAVNPVCIMVFGLVFSSLWSFLGKRGWEPSTPIKFALGLAQLGLGFLVFWYAAKNGTDRGMTAMAFLVIGYMLHTTGELCLSPVGLSMVTRLSPARMVSTVMGGWFLATAFSNFLAGLIAALTGVGHGEEGPKVLPPPQETVGVYGEVFGKIGIAACISAAIVLVLSPLLTKWMHREADEGGPSAGGH
- the galK gene encoding galactokinase, with the translated sequence MHAFGREPVAVTQAPGRVNLIGEHTDYNDGYVMPTPIPLMCSVAVGLGGREHEVVAAALGERWPCGVEAVVAGDAANAGVRAGSWASYVFGVMHEVQAVLAARGAGALPAVQLAIASDVPIGSGLSSSAALEVAVARALLEEEVWGGAAPALDPLEVAQLCQRAEHRFAGVPCGIMDQLASAAGVPGVASVIDCRTLQTRHVPLPDHRIARFLVIDSGVRHANASGEYAARRRSCEAAARELGVNELRDADAYMLEHARAALPPEVYRCALHVVNENPRVLMAAEAMRGGDMERLGGLMNLSHASLRDLYRVSCPEVDRLVEALQSTEGVKGARMTGAGFGGCVVALVPAGHENAALQAAARIIGLQVSALWLGSQ